The proteins below are encoded in one region of Acanthochromis polyacanthus isolate Apoly-LR-REF ecotype Palm Island chromosome 4, KAUST_Apoly_ChrSc, whole genome shotgun sequence:
- the nr2c2ap gene encoding nuclear receptor 2C2-associated protein translates to MASSLICSETQSRVSSVLNRDVKQYGKKYMFDCNEETCWNSDQGECQWVSLEFPKSVKVSELKVQFQGGFSAKTCRLEGCPKDGDSAVLSQFYPEDNNSLQSFPIQEAPAVDKVKIMFENSADFFGRIIVYSLDVLGERAS, encoded by the exons ATGGCTTCCTCGTTGATTTGCAGCGAAACACAGAGCAG AGTGAGCTCGGTGTTAAACAGAGATGTTAAGCAGTATGGAAAGAAGTACATGTTTGATTGTAATGAGGAGACGTGCTGGAACTCAGACCAG GGTGAATGTCAGTGGGTGTCCCTGGAGTTCCCCAAATCTGTCAAAGTGTCAGAGTTGAAGGTCCAATTCCAGGGAGGTTTCTcagcaaaaacatgcagacTAGAAG GTTGCCCAAAAGATGGAGACTCTGCAGTTCTCAGTCAGTTTTATCCAGAGGACAACAATTCTCTGCAG AGCTTTCCCATACAGGAGGCCCCTGCAGTGgacaaagtaaaaataatgtttgagaATAGTGCCGACTTTTTTGGGAGAATTATTGTTTATTCCCTGGATGTCCTGGGGGAAAGAGCctcatga
- the rfxank gene encoding DNA-binding protein RFXANK has product MEARGDDEVADGQHVQPTSANACPSEPRQDKSTENLDVDEDDLFKHSTTLTNKQRGNEVTVRPATLDSLSIHQLAAQGEVSQVAAHLSRDSSLISRQDDRGFTPLMWAAAFGEKAVVDFLLEKGADPKTIARERESALTLASSGGYVDIVESLLRHGVDINTYDWNGGTPLLYAVRGNHIKCVEALLAKGADMTIESDSGYSPMALAVALGHKKIQKVLEDHILKLYKPPT; this is encoded by the exons ATGGAGGCCAGAGGTGATGATGAGGTTGCAGATGGCCAACATGTTCAGCCAACCAGCGCTAACGCATGTCCCTCCGAACCAAGACAGGACAAGTCCACTG AGAACTTGGATGTGGATGAGGATGATTTGTTCAAACACTCCACCACTCTGACCAACAAGCAGCGTGGGAATGAGGTTACAGTGCGTCCGGCAACATTAGACT CTCTGTCTATACACCAGCTGGCTGCTCAAGGTGAGGTTTCACAAGTGGCTGCACACCTGAGCAGAG ACAGTTCGCTGATTAGCAGACAGGATGATCGGGGTTTCACGCCTCTAATGTGGGCAGCAGCGTTTGGAGAGAAAGCCGTGGTGGACTTTCTCCTGGAAAAG GGTGCAGACCCCAAAACTATTGCGAGGGAGCGAGAGAGCGCCCTGACACTGGCCAGCTCTGGAGGTTATGTGGACATTGTTGAGTCTCTTCTCAGACATGGAGTGGACATTAACACCTATGACTGG AATGGTGGAACACCTCTTCTCTATGCTGTACGAGGGAACCATATAAAATGTGTAGAGGCACTACTAG CCAAAGGAGCAGATATGACCATTGAGTCTGACTCTGGATACAGTCCGATGGCTTTAGCCGTTGCCCTTGGACACAAAAAAA TTCAGAAAGTGTTGGAGGACCATATCCTGAAACTCTACAAGCCACCAACATGA